GCGGACAATTACGGCGTGCGGATCTACGATGCCGGGCGGGCCCGATGGGGCAGCACCGATCCGGGCGTGACGTTCGTGACCGACCGCGCCATGTACCTCGCCGGGAACTTCAACTGCCCCCAGCCGAACTACGCGGGCAGCGACTCGTCACCGGCCGCCTGCGGAGACGCGTCGTGGCCGCCGTCCGCCGGGTCTCCGACCGAGCAGAAGTCGACCTCGATCATCGCGGACACGATCGACGTCCTGTCGTGCAACTGGGTCAAAGCCCAGAGCGGGAATGCGTGTACCGGGAGCGCCGGCGTCGGGTTCCAGGATGATCAAGACCAGTGGAGCACGGTCTGCGGCACCGGGTGCCGGCCGGTGGACGAGGCGAGCACGAAGGGATCCGGATCGACGCCCACCGGAGCCACCTGCGGCGGGAACGGCTGTCAGGCCAAGGAGACGATCATCAACGCGGCGTTCTTCGCGGGGACCGACCAGACATGGTGCTCCTCGAACACGAACGGGACAAACTGCGGGACCTCGTACTACAGCGGGGGAGTGGAGAACTACCCGAGGTACCACGAGGACTGGTCCGGGACCGACGCCTCCACCGGGCGGGCGCGGAAGTTCTGGTACCAGGGCTCACTGGTGTCGAGCGGCTCGCCCACCCACACGTGCTTTGCGTACACGGCCCAACTCACGACGATTGCCAACGATCCCAACTACACGTGCTCGGCGTACACGCGGCAGGGGTTCTGGAGCACTCAGCGCTATTCGCCGCCGACGCGCCGCTGGTTCTACGATGTCTCCTTCAATGACGCGGCGTTCCTGCCTCCGCTGACACCCCGGTTCACGTACCTGAACCTCGTGTTCTTTACCCAGGTATTCCAGTAGGCCGCACGTAGCGGAGCCGCCCCGGCCGCGGCGCTCGCCGCAGCCGGCCGTCCACGGTCCGTGGCGCGTGCAGGACCGCATTTCTCCGCCGGGGAATACGTGCGCGTGTCTCTTCTCAGCGACGTCAAAGCAGCCCGCGGGGCGACCCCGGCCGAGATCAGGCGCCGGATCCGAAGCGGCGAGTGGCAGGCACCGACCGCGGGGCTCGCGCCGGGGTACGCCCAGGCGAACCTCGTCGTGGTCCCCGGGGAGATCGCCTACGATTTCCTGGTGTTCTGCCAGCGAAACCCCAAGCCGTGCCCGCTCATCGACGTGACCGATCCGGGAAGCCCCGAACCGGCGTATGCCGCGCCCGGAGCCGACCTCCGCACGGACGTGCCGCGCTACCGCGTGTACCGGCGCGGGATCCTCGACGTCGAGGAAACCGAGATCACGCGGTACTGGAGGGCGGACCTCGTTGCGTTTCTGCTGGGGTGTTCGTTCACGTTTGAGTCGGCGATGGAGCACGCGGGCCTACCA
Above is a window of bacterium DNA encoding:
- a CDS encoding putative hydro-lyase yields the protein MSLLSDVKAARGATPAEIRRRIRSGEWQAPTAGLAPGYAQANLVVVPGEIAYDFLVFCQRNPKPCPLIDVTDPGSPEPAYAAPGADLRTDVPRYRVYRRGILDVEETEITRYWRADLVAFLLGCSFTFESAMEHAGLPVRHISDARNVPMYVTAIPCRPAGVFHGPMVVSMRPLPREGVSRAVLVTGRYTRAHGAPVHIGDPAVIGIRDLARPEFGDPPRIEPGEVPVYWACGVTPQAVAQAAGVELMITHAPGHMFITDLLDEDLAAG